From the genome of Candidozyma auris chromosome 2, complete sequence, one region includes:
- the WRS1 gene encoding tryptophan--tRNA ligase WRS1: MADQVDVSKLKLEEEAKKAQEQKITPWEVEGAVDENGQSKGIDYNKLSAQFGTKLISEETLETFKRVTGHEPHPLLKRGVFFSERDLHKILDLYEHGEPFFLYTGRGPSSDSMHLGHMVPFIFTKWLQEVFDVPLVIEMTDDEKFLFKQKLTIDDVKGFAKKNAKDIIAVGFKPENTFIFSDLEFMNPAFYENIVRTSRQITTSTAKAVFGFQDSDCIGKLHFASVQIATAFPSSFPSVLDLPPKTPCLIPCAIDQDPYFRVCRDVADKLKFSKPSLLHAKFFPALQGASTKMSASDSTTSIFMDDSPKQIQKKINKYAFSGGRATLEEHKELGGNVDVDVAYQYLSFFLDDDEKLAQLAEGYKKGEIMSSEMKKECIAVVQEYVAAYQERRSKIDQDVVDSFMKPHKLVWGKAERRVPVKERQKKSKK; this comes from the coding sequence ATGGCTGACCAGGTGGACGTGAGCAAGCTCaagctcgaagaagaggccaaGAAAGCTCAGGAACAGAAAATCACTCCCTGGGAGGTGGAAGGTGCCGTCGACGAAAATGGCCAGTCCAAAGGTATCGATTATAACAAGCTCAGTGCCCAGTTTGGCACGAAGCTCATCAGCGAAGAGACTCTTGAGACGTTCAAGAGGGTCACAGGCCACGAACCACATccattgttgaagagaggCGTGTTTTTTTCCGAAAGAGACTTGCACAAAATCTTGGATTTGTACGAACACGGCGAGCCGTTCTTCCTTTACACTGGGAGGGGCCCTTCGTCGGACTCGATGCACTTGGGCCACATGGTCCCCTTCATTTTCACTAAGTGGTTGCAAGAAGTCTTCGACGTGCCTCTTGTCATCGAAATGACTGACGACGAGAAGTTTTTGTTCAAGCAAAAGTTGACCATTGACGATGTCAAGGGTTTCGCTAAGAAGAACGCCAAGGATATTATTGCCGTGGGTTTCAAGCCAGAAAACaccttcattttctctgACTTGGAGTTCATGAACCCAGCGTTCTATGAGAATATCGTCAGAACATCGAGACAGATCACCACTTCAACTGCCAAAGCAGTCTTTGGTTTCCAAGACTCCGACTGTATCGGTAAACTCCACTTTGCATCGGTTCAAATTGCCACTGCGTTCCCCTCGTCATTTCCTTCGGTGCTTGACTTACCGCCAAAGACACCATGTTTGATCCCTTGTGCAATTGACCAGGATCCTTATTTCAGGGTTTGTAGAGACGTTGCCGATAAGCTCAAGTTCAGCAAACCTTCGTTGCTCCATGCTAAGTTCTTCCCTGCTTTACAGGGCGCCTCCACGAAGATGTCTGCTTCAGACAGCACAACGTCTATTTTCATGGACGACTCTCCCAAGCAAATTCAgaaaaagatcaacaagTATGCCTTTTCTGGTGGCAGAGCCACTTTGGAAGAGCACAAGGAGCTTGGAGGTAATGTAGACGTCGACGTTGCATACCAATATCTCTCGTTCTTTttggatgatgatgaaaagttgGCGCAATTGGCCGAGGGCTACAAAAAAGGTGAGATCATGTCTTCtgagatgaagaaggagtgTATAGCGGTTGTGCAAGAGTATGTGGCAGCTTACCAGGAAAGAAGGTCCAAGATTGACCAGGACGTGGTGGACTCATTCATGAAGCCACACAAACTTGTGTGGGGCAAGGCCGAGAGGAGGGTTCCAGTGAAGGAGAGACAgaagaagtccaagaagTAG
- a CDS encoding PDPK1 family serine/threonine-protein kinase translates to MSNRYTSSLQNIAASENDSRAASGTQSPDFGELYSSYAHNSNSQADSYQEVESDSQDPSNVSQESLDSNSNYVGDDTPPVRKGSRKLNPTRAQAVFQALNDKSLLDTPKTPVRPDSRGSSDSFDFTQPDTQRGYHSSSLNVLLDTPSSESQYRELVSTPPVIETNYRHGGRLEDSEENVDSSNLESNVDVSLRSESVDDWAEKGAAEKTVSTSSSGYDYKVIRRTVKDFEFGKDIGEGSYSTVVLATDKLTNKKYAVKILDKRHIIKEKKVKYVNIEKHALNRLSGCPGVISLFFTFQDKHSLYFVLDYAANGELLGLIKQYGTLNEDCTRYFGAQMLDAIKYMHDNGVIHRDIKPENVLLDEKYRIQITDFGTAKLLERKKNGHTGEEEDYPLDVRAKSFVGTAEYVSPELLENKYCGKPGDIWAFGCILYQLIAGKPPFKATNEYLTFQKITKLQYAFSAGFPLVLRDLIKQVLVLQPSRRATISQIQKHHFFHDINFDDSDAIWNTPVPELGPYKMTAKSMMKMPTKAVSPKKIIRKPGKKKTAPETESPQSLSDRPESRRTASESSIPGRQQRNYSAASVAAYVLSKQDDDESQTSIANPSASATARKPSVTEYIPGTNILRPVINSRANFSRSSVSQNSGSISNSSTPQVKESKSKPAEVPPISSVELAWQAYLQDPDERILHVGQAIACKQPTEYFERKHKGLIHNAPLKYISQLQAVAKVGGNDSMLTRVAHGSKGGLRSAPDNPKYIANEKDAILEFDNDEPDEKIASIPEDEDDSASPSETKEESNTTNKSSNIGKRFFKKFLTHSEKTDESSPDSASTKSGSSGNGRARSSSFSLDKAKNCTLVVTSHGRFLIFIKEGEPKLVNEIQLNYPFISFKEVVTNHAAKFGKIVPVTGIFAVQAIETTFVFEVDKFEVDLWTSALARSKLAQFERERESKPSPKLMDAPPIKTLPTTNSKTFEYNRDIPSPPPPPPATRKSREGRRSESPKTVSPTNTNQEKPAKQTLDPKSHSMFKSRTKQSKSMRRKPPPPLPTGHINNTGLAKDSSGPDNDTLHAALLAVNNNPVAKVNEDTRRSSFSKSSPTSPTANITYRYQSSSNGKGRITAMNSKLLNRSRNKPQ, encoded by the coding sequence ATGTCCAATAGATATACTTCGTCATTACAAAACATAGCCGCCTCGGAGAACGACTCTAGGGCAGCTTCCGGAACGCAACTGCCCGACTTCGGCGAGCTATACTCGTCATATGCTCACAACAGCAACTCTCAAGCGGACTCATACCAGGAGGTCGAATCGGACTCACAGGATCCCAGTAACGTCTCACAGGAATCTTTGGACTCCAATTCGAATTATGTGGGTGACGATACTCCTCCTGTAAGGAAAGGTTCTCGCAAACTCAACCCCACCAGAGCTCAGGCGGTATTCCAGGCCCTCAACGATAAATCGCTTCTCGACACGCCCAAGACGCCAGTAAGACCGGATTCCCGAGGTCTGAGCGACTCCTTTGACTTCACACAACCAGATACTCAGCGTGGGTACCATTCCTCCTCGTTGAATGTGCTTCTCGACACCCCTTCTTCAGAGAGCCAGTATAGAGAGCTAGTCTCCACTCCGCCGGTTATAGAGACAAACTATCGTCACGGTGGACGGCTCGAAGACAGTGAGGAGAACGTAGATAGCAGCAACTTGGAAAGCAATGTTGACGTGTCATTGCGCAGTGAAAGTGTCGATGACTGGGCCGAAAAGGGGGCCGCAGAGAAGACTGTTTCCACGAGCTCCAGCGGCTACGACTATAAAGTTATCAGACGTACGGTCAAAGACTTTGAATTTGGAAAAGACATAGGTGAGGGATCGTACTCCACCGTGGTGTTGGCTACAGATAAGctcaccaacaagaagtacgCAGTGAAGATCCTAGATAAGCGCcatatcatcaaggagaagaaggtcaaGTACGTGAACATTGAAAAGCATGCACTTAACAGGCTTAGCGGCTGCCCTGGTGTTATCTCATTATTTTTCACATTTCAGGATAAGCACTCCCTATACTTTGTTCTCGATTATGCTGCCAATGGCGAGCTCCTTGGGCTTATCAAGCAGTACGGAACGCTCAATGAAGATTGCACCCGGTATTTCGGTGCTCAAATGCTTGATGCCATCAAATATATGCATGATAACGGTGTAATTCACAGAGACATAAAACCTGAAAACGTGCTTTTAGATGAAAAGTACAGGATTCAGATTACAGACTTCGGAACCgcaaagcttcttgaaagaaagaagaatggaCATACtggtgaggaagaagattaCCCCTTAGACGTGCGGGCCAAGTCGTTTGTGGGTACTGCTGAGTACGTTTCTCCTGAATTGCTTGAAAATAAATACTGTGGAAAGCCTGGTGACATCTGGGCTTTTGGATGTATATTGTACCAATTAATTGCGGGCAAGCCTCCTTTCAAAGCAACCAACGAATACCTCACTTTCcagaagatcaccaagCTTCAGTACGCCTTTAGTGCGGGTTTTCCCTTAGTTCTCAGAGACTTAATCAAGCAggttcttgttcttcagcCATCTAGAAGAGCTACTATCAGCCAGATACAAAAACATCACTTTTTTCATGATATCAATTTTGACGACAGCGACGCCATATGGAATACGCCAGTTCCTGAGTTAGGCCCTTACAAGATGACGGCGAAgtcaatgatgaagatgccaACGAAAGctgtttctccaaagaaaatcatcagAAAGCCaggaaaaaagaagacggCTCCGGAAACAGAATCGCCACAACTGCTTCTGGATCGGCCAGAACTGAGACGTACAGCAAGTGAGAGTAGTATCCCAGGGAGACAACAAAGAAATTACAGTGCTGCATCTGTGGCCGCCTATGTTCTAAGCAAGCaggatgacgatgagtCCCAAACAAGTATTGCGAATCCTTCTGCTAGCGCAACAGCTAGAAAACCTTCAGTTACAGAGTACATCCCTGGAACTAATATCTTGCGTCCAGTGATCAATTCACGGGCAAACTTCTCTAGAAGCAGCGTTAGTCAGAATTCTGGCTCTATAAGTAACTCCAGTACGCCTCAGGTGAAGGAGTCCAAATCGAAGCCCGCAGAAGTTCCGCCTATATCGAGTGTGGAGCTTGCTTGGCAGGCCTACCTCCAGGACCCCGATGAAAGAATTTTGCATGTTGGTCAGGCAATTGCTTGCAAGCAGCCCACAGAATATTTTGAGAGGAAGCACAAGGGCCTCATTCATAACGCTCCATTGAAATATATCAGTCAGCTTCAAGCGGTAGCGAAAGTCGGTGGTAATGACTCAATGCTCACAAGGGTTGCTCATGGAAGCAAAGGCGGGCTCAGGAGTGCTCCTGATAACCCCAAATACATTGCCAATGAGAAAGATGCTATACTTGAATTCGATAACGATGAACCAGACGAGAAGATCGCAAGCATtcctgaagatgaagatgattctGCTTCCCCATCAGAGACCAAAGAGGAGCTGAATACCACGAACAAGTCATCCAACATTGGTAAACggtttttcaagaagttcttgacTCACTCCGAAAAGACTGACGAAAGTCTGCCTGATTCTGCTTCCACTAAGTCGGGAAGCAGTGGGAATGGAAGAGCACGTAGCTCGAGTTTCTCTTTGGATAAAGCCAAAAACTGCACTCTTGTGGTAACCTCTCATGGACGTTTTCTAatattcatcaaagaagGCGAGCCTAAGTTGGTGAACGAAATTCAACTTAATTATCCATTTATTCTGTTCAAGGAGGTAGTCACGAATCATGCGGCCAAATTTGGCAAAATCGTACCCGTTACGGGTATCTTTGCCGTTCAGGCGATTGAGACCACCTTTGTATTCGAAGTTGATAAGTTTGAGGTTGATCTCTGGACTAGCGCATTGGCCAGATCGAAGCTTGCTCAATTcgaaagagagagagagtCGAAACCTTCCCCAAAATTGATGGATGCTCCACCCATCAAGACACTCCCAACGACGAATAGCAAAACATTTGAGTACAATCGTGATATCCCATCACCGCCGCCTCCACCTCCGGCAACAAGGAAATCTCGGGAAGGAAGACGCAGCGAACTGCCCAAGACTGTGAGTCCCACAAATACAAACCAGGAAAAACCTGCAAAGCAAACGCTTGACCCCAAGAGCCACCTGATGTTTAAGAGCAGAACTAAGCAGTCCAAGAGtatgagaagaaagcccCCACCACCACTTCCCACGGGCCATATCAACAACACTGGGTTAGCCAAGGACTCGTCTGGGCCTGATAACGATACCCTTCACGCAGCGCTTCTAGCGGTGAACAACAACCCCGTGGCTAAAGTAAATGAAGACACTCGTCGGTCGAGTTTCTCCAAGAGCTCACCTACTAGTCCTACGGCGAATATCACTTACAGATACCAGTCGTCGTCGAATGGTAAGGGGCGCATCACTGCCATGAATTCCAAATTGCTCAATCGGTCTCGCAACAAGCCTCAATAA
- the RIB3 gene encoding 3,4-dihydroxy-2-butanone-4-phosphate synthase RIB3 produces MSFSSVPDAIEAFKNGEFLVVMDDETRENEGDLIIAAQHTTQEKMAFLVRHSSGYVCVPLSTERADELDLQPMLKDRTDRHGTAYTVTCDYAHGTTTGISAHDRALTARSLADAASKPDDFIRPGHILPLRAVPGLLHQRRGHTEASVHLCKLAGLQPAAVICELVRDEDGLMMRLDDCKEFSKKHGIRIVTIEQIVNYLNQKE; encoded by the coding sequence ATGTCCTTCAGCTCAGTGCCTGACGCCATCGAGGCGTTTAAAAATGGGGAGTTTCTCGTTGTCATGGACGATGAGACCAGGGAAAACGAGGGGGACTTGATCATCGCCGCCCAGCACACCACCCAGGAAAAAATGGCCTTTTTGGTGCGTCACTCGTCTGGCTATGTCTGTGTGCCCTTGTCGACCGAGAGGGCTGATGAGCTCGACTTGCAGCCCATGTTGAAGGATCGAACTGACCGCCATGGTACGGCTTATACGGTCACTTGTGACTATGCTCACGGCACGACCACGGGCATCAGTGCTCACGACAGAGCCTTGACGGCGAGATCGTTGGCTGACGCTGCTTCCAAGCCCGACGATTTCATCAGACCAGGACACATTTTACCTTTGAGAGCAGTGCCAGGCTTGCTTCATCAGAGAAGGGGCCACACTGAGGCTTCGGTGCATCTTTGCAAGTTGGCTGGCTTGCAGCCAGCAGCGGTGATCTGTGAGCTTGTGAGAGACGAGGACGGACTCATGATGCGCCTAGATGACTGCAAGGAGTTCTCCAAGAAACACGGCATCAGAATTGTCACCATCGAGCAGATTGTAAACTATCTCAACCAAAAAGAGTAG
- the RPL27A gene encoding 60S ribosomal protein eL27, whose protein sequence is MAKFIKSGRVAIVTRGRFAGKKVVVVRPHDEGTKAHSFPHAVVVGIERGPQRITKAHDAKKVAKRTRVKPFVKAINYNHLMPTRYSLDVESFKNAITTDALAEPSQKEEAKKVVRKALEEKHQAGKNKWFFQKLNF, encoded by the exons ATGGCTaagttcatcaagtccGGTAGAGTTG CTATTGTCACCCGTGGCCGTTTCGCTGGTAAGAAGGTTGTCGTTGTCAGACCCCACGACGAAGGCACCAAGGCCCACTCTTTCCCCCACGCTGTGGTTGTCGGCATTGAGAGAGGCCCTCAGAGAATCACCAAAGCACACGACGCTAAGAAGGTTGCCAAGAGAACCAGAGTGAAGCCTTTTGTCAAGGCCATCAACTACAACCACTTGATGCCAACCAGATACTCTTTGGACGTTGAGTCGTTTAAGAACGCCATCACCACCGATGCATTGGCCGAGCCATcccagaaagaagaagccaagaaggTTGTGAGAAAGgctttggaggagaagcacCAGGCCGGTAAGAACAAGTGGTTCTTCCAGAAGCTCAACTTCTAA
- a CDS encoding exosome catalytic subunit DIS3: protein MLSKKRLSSGLTATHKVFVRSRHGGCTKIVREHYLRNDIPCYSKLCTKCPDIVKPDAQGNLPEFILSDSPLKLKDGIGHYVIVDTNVVLQAIDLLEHPDCFYDVIIPQVVLEEVKNRSFPIYQRLRALVKAADKRFVVFHNEFKEETYVNRQKNETINDRNDRAIRRCVKWYHDHLNNNNSKIPVNIVFVCNDRDNREKASKEGSDARSLVDYVESLPKGEELRELIPTENESFDKNADEISFPEYYSTSRTMAGIRNGTLYQGIMNISTYNILEGTVSTPAFKKPLLIVGTHNLNRAFNGDLVIVELLPKDKWREPSSTIVEESAIGANDNPDEDAKESVISDKERRVLAQEALKATSAKERRLQPTARVVGITRRSWRFYVGQIAPSSVSLEDDTGNSSKTCFVILMDKLLPKIRIKTRKAKDLLGQRIVVSVDSWPADSKYPQGHFVRSLGEIESVQAETEALLLEHDVEYRPFSKAVLDCLPKEGENWTVPEKLDTDEQLKKRVDLRDKLVCSIDPPGCVDIDDALHARQLPNGNYEVGVHIADVTHFVKPNTALDNEGAARGTSVYLVDKRIDMLPMLLGTNLCSLKPYVDRFAFSVIWEVDENADIVNVNFMKSIIKSREAFSYEQAQNRIDDPSQQDELTKSMRILLKLSKLLKQKRLDAGALNLASPEVKVHMDSETSDPGEVEIKKLLETNSLVEEFMLFANISVARKIYDAYPQTAMLRRHAGPPATNFEELNEMLRVRKNGLTISLESSKALADSLDRCVDNKDPYFNTLIRIMSTRCMMAAQYFSSGSYGYPDFKHYGLAVDIYTHFTSPIRRYCDVVAHRQLAGAIGYEMLDLSHRDKGKMELIVRNINKKHRNAQFAGRASIEYYVGQVMKNNEENQEGYVIKCFNNGIVVLVPKFGIEGLIKLEVLGDMNTAEYNEEKYELTFTDFKGKRRTIAVFDKVTVEVKSVKDEVSGKRKAQLSLA, encoded by the coding sequence ATGTTACTGAAAAAAAGACTTTCGTCGGGGCTTACAGCTACCCACAAAGTCTTTGTGAGGTCTAGACACGGTGGATGCACCAAAATCGTCAGAGAACACTACTTGAGAAACGATATACCTTGCTATTCAAAGCTTTGCACGAAATGCCCAGATATTGTCAAGCCAGATGCCCAAGGTAACCTACCTGAATTTATTTTGTCAGATTCTCcgttgaaattgaaagaCGGTATAGGTCATTATGTGATTGTCGACACCAATGTTGTCTTACAGGCGATAGATCTTCTAGAGCACCCAGACTGCTTTTATGATGTGATTATTCCTCAAGTagtccttgaagaagtgaaaAACAGGTCTTTTCCAATATACCAGAGACTTAGGGCTTTGGTGAAAGCGGCAGATAAGAGATTTGTTGTGTTTCACAATGAATTTAAGGAGGAAACATATGTCAATCGTCAGAAAAACGAGACCATAAACGATAGAAACGATAGAGCTATAAGAAGGTGCGTGAAGTGGTATCATGATCATTTGAACAACAATAACAGCAAGATCCCTGTTAATATTGTGTTCGTGTGTAACGATAGAGACAACAGAGAGAAGGCTAGCAAGGAAGGTTCAGACGCAAGGTCTTTGGTCGACTACGTTGAGAGCTTGCCTAAGGGTGAAGAGCTCAGGGAGTTGATCCCTACTGAGAATGAAtcttttgacaagaatgCTGATGAGATCTCTTTCCCAGAATACTACTCTACCTCCAGAACCATGGCAGGTATTAGAAATGGTACCTTGTATCAGGGTATCATGAACATCTCAACATATAACATATTGGAGGGTACTGTCAGCACGCCTGCGTTCAAGAAGCCTCTTTTGATCGTGGGTACACACAACCTTAATCGTGCGTTCAACGGCGATCTCGTTATTGTGGAGTTACTTCCCAAAGACAAATGGAGGGAGCCTTCGTCCACCATCGTCGAGGAAAGCGCCATAGGTGCCAACGATAATCCAGATGAGGATGCCAAGGAGAGTGTCATCTCGGACAAAGAACGTCGTGTGTTGGCTCAGGAAGCCCTCAAAGCAACATCTGCTaaggaaagaagacttCAGCCTACCGCTAGAGTTGTTGGCatcacaagaagatcatgGAGATTCTACGTGGGTCAGATAGCGCCATCATCAGTATCCCTCGAGGATGATACTGGTAACTCCTCCAAGACCTGTTTCGTCATTCTCATGGATAAGCTTCTTCCCAAAATCCGTATCAAGACGAGAAAGGCGAAGGATCTTTTAGGTCAAAGAATtgttgtttctgttgaCTCTTGGCCAGCAGACTCAAAGTACCCACAAGGTCACTTTGTGAGAAGTTTGGGTGAGATCGAGAGTGTTCAGGCTGAAACGGAGGCATTACTTCTTGAACACGATGTCGAGTACAGACCGTTCTCCAAGGCTGTCTTGGACTGTTTGCCCAAGGAGGGTGAGAACTGGACGGTTCCTGAGAAATTGGATACAGACGAacagttgaagaagagggtTGATTTGAGAGACAAACTCGTTTGCTCCATTGATCCACCAGGATGTGTGGATATTGACGATGCTCTTCACGCCAGGCAGCTTCCAAATGGTAATTATGAGGTTGGTGTTCACATTGCAGACGTAACGCATTTCGTGAAGCCAAATACTGCTCTCGACAATGAAGGTGCGGCTCGTGGTACTTCTGTCTATTTGGTTGATAAGAGAATCGATATGTTGCCCATGCTTCTTGGTACGAACTTGTGTTCTCTTAAGCCTTACGTTGACAGATTTGCCTTTTCGGTCATCTGGGAAGTCGATGAGAATGCAGACATTGTGAACGTCAACTTCATGAAGTCGATAATCAAATCGAGGGAAGCATTCTCCTACGAGCAAGCACAAAACAGAATAGACGATCCTTCACAGCAAGATGAGCTCACGAAGTCGATGAGAATTCTCCTTAAGCTCTCCAAATTGCTCAAGCAAAAAAGGCTTGACGCTGGTGCATTAAACTTAGCATCCCCTGAGGTCAAGGTGCACATGGATAGCGAAACGTCCGATCCTGGTGAGGtcgagatcaagaaattgtTGGAGACAAACTCTTTGGTTGAAGAGTTTATGTTGTTTGCCAACATTTCTGTTGCTCGAAAGATCTACGATGCATACCCACAAACTGCCATGTTGAGAAGACACGCCGGACCGCCAGCCACTAATTTCGAGGAACTCAATGAAATGTTGAGGGTGAGGAAAAACGGATTGACCATCTCTTTGGAGTCGTCGAAGGCTCTTGCGGACTCCTTAGACAGATGTGTCGATAATAAGGATCCGTATTTCAACACACTCATACGTATCATGTCCACACGCTGCATGATGGCGGCTCAGTATTTTTCTTCAGGCTCCTACGGGTACCCTGATTTCAAGCATTACGGTCTTGCAGTCGACATATACACGCACTTCACCTCGCCAATCAGACGTTATTGTGACGTTGTCGCCCACAGACAGCTTGCTGGAGCCATAGGTTACGAGATGTTAGACTTGAGCCATAGAGACAAGGGAAAGATGGAGTTGATTGTGAgaaacatcaacaagaagcacaGAAACGCCCAGTTTGCCGGTAGAGCCAGTATAGAGTACTACGTTGGCCaggtgatgaagaataACGAGGAGAACCAGGAAGGGTATGTGATCAAGTGTTTCAACAACGGTATCGTTGTACTTGTTCCTAAATTTGGTATTGAAGGGTTGATTAAGTTAGAAGTCTTGGGAGACATGAACACTGCAGAGTACAACGAGGAGAAGTACGAGTTGACCTTCACTGACTTCAAGGGCAAGAGAAGAACTATTGCCGTGTTTGACAAGGTAACGGTCGAGGTGAAGTCCGTCAAGGACGAAGTTAGCGGAAAGAGAAAGGCACAACTTTCGTTGGCATAA